A DNA window from Deltaproteobacteria bacterium contains the following coding sequences:
- a CDS encoding prepilin-type N-terminal cleavage/methylation domain-containing protein: MERINSKGFTLIELILAMTLLGIIVVVSGVLMGRGVDAFRFVTDRTDVVQQARLAMTRVQKELELLKEVQVASPDRVVFLDETLSPVEFRLDGTDLRQGNDILASGIQNLRMTYYQSNGNETSAAPQVRRIHIDMTLQTERGSGTLDLRTDIFPRNYIYENFR; this comes from the coding sequence ATGGAACGAATAAATTCAAAAGGTTTTACGTTAATCGAGCTCATTCTGGCGATGACCCTTTTGGGAATTATCGTCGTTGTTTCTGGTGTCCTCATGGGACGTGGTGTCGATGCCTTCCGGTTTGTGACCGACAGAACTGATGTTGTCCAGCAGGCCCGTCTCGCGATGACGCGGGTTCAGAAGGAGCTAGAGCTTCTCAAGGAGGTTCAGGTCGCCTCTCCGGATCGTGTTGTTTTCCTGGATGAAACGTTGAGCCCCGTGGAGTTTCGTCTCGACGGAACCGATCTTCGTCAGGGGAACGATATCCTCGCCTCGGGGATTCAGAATTTGCGAATGACCTATTACCAGAGTAACGGCAATGAAACCTCCGCGGCCCCTCAGGTTCGCAGGATCCACATCGATATGACGTTGCAGACAGAACGTGGCTCCGGGACACTCGATTTGAGAACGGATATATTCCCAAGGAATTATATCTATGAGAATTTCAGATAA
- a CDS encoding AAA family ATPase, with product MYLDFFSFSEPPFDITPDTRFLYLSPQHEEAIQTLVYGVQKRRGFVILTGEVGTGKTTSIREFLNRLNGSVETSLVLNPLLSTLDLLQAINRDFGLEIKEGSSIQEQISLLNSFLLRCDREQRTVVVIIDEAQDLSLEALEMVRLLSNLETESHKLLQLILVGQPELETKMGQQELRQLRQRIQLRYALTPLDVQQTKNYILYRLKAAAPKCCLVFQPDAFEKIHHYTGGIPRLINALCDLTLLAAYTHETHVITKRVVDIAFKDLGDKSWMRKKGLLCLSSMKR from the coding sequence GTGTACCTCGATTTTTTTTCATTTTCAGAGCCGCCTTTTGATATCACTCCCGACACCCGTTTTCTTTACCTTTCTCCGCAGCATGAGGAGGCGATTCAGACGCTCGTGTACGGGGTTCAGAAGAGACGCGGATTTGTGATCCTGACAGGAGAGGTCGGGACAGGAAAGACCACCTCGATTCGCGAATTTCTAAATCGACTCAATGGTTCCGTGGAAACCTCGCTTGTTTTAAACCCTCTTCTCTCGACGCTCGACCTCTTGCAGGCGATCAATCGGGATTTCGGTCTCGAGATCAAGGAGGGGAGTTCCATCCAGGAGCAGATTTCTCTGCTCAATAGTTTTTTGCTTCGATGTGACAGGGAGCAGAGGACAGTCGTTGTGATTATTGATGAGGCCCAAGATCTCTCACTCGAGGCACTCGAGATGGTCAGACTCCTCTCCAATCTGGAGACCGAAAGCCACAAACTTCTTCAATTGATTCTTGTTGGCCAGCCAGAGCTGGAGACGAAGATGGGCCAGCAGGAGTTGCGACAACTTCGGCAGAGGATACAGCTACGTTATGCCTTGACTCCCCTCGATGTCCAACAGACAAAAAATTATATTCTTTATCGGTTGAAGGCGGCGGCACCAAAATGTTGTCTCGTTTTTCAACCCGATGCCTTCGAGAAGATTCATCATTACACCGGTGGGATTCCTCGATTGATCAATGCGCTTTGTGACCTGACGCTTTTGGCTGCTTATACGCATGAGACCCATGTGATTACGAAAAGAGTCGTTGATATTGCTTTCAAAGATTTGGGAGATAAATCGTGGATGCGTAAGAAAGGACTCCTATGTCTCTCCTCCATGAAGCGCTGA
- a CDS encoding prepilin-type N-terminal cleavage/methylation domain-containing protein, protein MGRGFTLLEVIFVIAILAVLVITAVPRLNLSPAGLDAAARKIRSDILYAQSLAMSRGVPHGILFTAGGSYILYQGSPATPITDPLTRTSFSEDLDRFYQTFVTNDYQVEFDLIGQPTIGAGGNVVIQNGVATKMIQIGANTGRVTIP, encoded by the coding sequence GTGGGGAGAGGATTTACCCTTCTCGAGGTGATTTTTGTTATTGCGATCCTTGCGGTTCTTGTGATCACCGCCGTTCCGCGTCTTAACCTGTCGCCTGCCGGGCTTGATGCCGCAGCGAGGAAGATTCGTTCCGATATCCTCTATGCGCAATCTCTTGCGATGTCCCGTGGGGTTCCCCACGGGATTCTTTTTACAGCGGGGGGATCCTACATCCTCTATCAAGGTTCACCGGCGACTCCGATTACCGATCCACTGACAAGGACCAGTTTTTCCGAAGACCTGGATCGATTTTACCAGACATTTGTCACGAATGATTATCAGGTTGAATTTGATTTAATCGGTCAGCCGACGATCGGTGCCGGGGGGAATGTCGTCATCCAGAATGGGGTGGCAACAAAAATGATTCAGATCGGTGCCAACACAGGCAGGGTGACTATTCCATGA
- a CDS encoding prepilin-type N-terminal cleavage/methylation domain-containing protein, whose product MRRETGFTFIETVLAILIIGIGLFGIMNLFQGTVSTSVDTDRTLQATELARERIERILFDKKMNGYDYVTTANYPMIESFSGSFAPFSRTISIREVESDNFNLDRNGSGYKRVAVTVSWEGGRVVMLETLLTKWNE is encoded by the coding sequence ATGAGACGTGAAACAGGATTTACTTTTATCGAAACTGTTTTGGCAATTTTGATCATCGGTATCGGCCTCTTCGGGATCATGAATCTTTTTCAGGGGACGGTCAGTACGTCTGTTGACACCGATCGGACGCTTCAGGCGACAGAGCTTGCGCGAGAGAGGATCGAGCGGATTCTCTTCGATAAGAAGATGAATGGTTATGATTACGTGACGACGGCGAATTACCCGATGATCGAAAGCTTCAGCGGTTCCTTCGCCCCCTTTTCAAGAACAATTTCCATTCGAGAGGTCGAGTCGGACAACTTCAATCTGGATCGTAACGGAAGTGGCTACAAGAGAGTCGCGGTCACCGTTTCCTGGGAGGGGGGGAGGGTCGTAATGCTTGAAACCCTCCTGACAAAATGGAACGAATAA